In Neobacillus endophyticus, a single window of DNA contains:
- a CDS encoding n-acetylglutamate synthase encodes MINYNGRKFVSIENTANGEVSSKTIFEYKQEGNILSATYSGGEIVKGTLIGLVKDNSSLQFRYNHVNTRNEIRGGQCYSTPETLPDGRIRLHEKWKWTDTDQSEGESIIEELK; translated from the coding sequence TTGATAAATTATAATGGACGTAAATTTGTTTCAATTGAAAATACAGCAAACGGAGAAGTTTCTTCAAAAACGATTTTTGAATACAAACAAGAAGGGAACATCCTCTCAGCAACATATAGTGGAGGAGAAATTGTTAAAGGGACACTAATTGGATTAGTAAAGGACAATAGCAGTTTACAGTTTAGATATAACCATGTAAACACAAGAAACGAAATAAGAGGCGGTCAATGTTACTCTACTCCAGAAACCCTCCCAGATGGAAGAATTAGATTACATGAGAAATGGAAATGGACAGATACTGACCAAAGTGAAGGAGAATCCATAATTGAAGAATTAAAATAA
- a CDS encoding CPBP family intramembrane glutamic endopeptidase — translation MNKKIENWRWFVIPLVLLVIYQVLVNSVIFKQPFFHMKSGFSEWLKAVIFAGMIEELLFRGFFLNKLASRMNFWRANLVTTIMFIFIHYPLWLSLNKSAFDIASNSVYIGIISFALGYIWKKTNSLWGPVLFHTSNNFFIIIIGL, via the coding sequence ATGAACAAAAAAATTGAAAACTGGCGTTGGTTCGTTATTCCACTGGTACTGTTAGTGATTTATCAGGTTCTTGTTAATAGTGTGATATTTAAACAGCCATTTTTCCACATGAAATCCGGGTTTTCCGAATGGCTAAAAGCCGTGATATTTGCTGGAATGATTGAAGAGTTATTGTTTAGAGGATTTTTCCTCAATAAACTTGCGTCAAGAATGAACTTTTGGAGGGCAAATTTAGTTACGACGATAATGTTCATCTTTATACACTATCCTCTATGGTTATCTCTAAACAAATCGGCATTTGATATTGCAAGCAACTCTGTCTATATAGGAATTATCTCATTTGCGTTAGGATACATCTGGAAAAAGACTAACTCTCTTTGGGGACCCGTGCTGTTCCATACCTCTAATAATTTTTTCATAATTATTATTGGTCTTTAG
- a CDS encoding IS110 family transposase yields MKFKMQNKQNQLIERISVKHLVVGVDIAQQFHVARAVNFRGIVVGDPLKFKNNEEGFASLLEWIKNLQRLNNLDEAIVGMEPTGHYWINLSKWLSNQNIEVVTVNPHLVKKNKENRDNTQSKSDKKDALVIADMVKNGYYSEVRYTSEPFEKLRVLMSNRDVVVKRLVSSINQLNRWVDIVFPELRQVFKDIKAKGAIATLRLFPSPMGLETMQPHEVITGWKSVMKRQPGLKKALLLLQLAKKSVGTRQALDAYKFHLNQLLEEYDLAVTQLERVEQQVTEALNKIPFAKKLLTIKGISDISLAGILGEAGDLSQFSHGNSLLRHAGLHLAEASSGKWKGQIVISKRGRSRLRRFLYLATMSLVMNNPEFQALHSHNVKVKKMKKMKSIMKLIGKLARIFVSISSRNESYCPDKLKPFSPIAA; encoded by the coding sequence ATGAAGTTTAAAATGCAAAACAAACAAAATCAACTGATAGAAAGAATTTCCGTTAAACATCTTGTTGTTGGCGTGGATATTGCCCAACAATTTCACGTGGCCAGAGCCGTAAATTTTCGTGGAATTGTAGTCGGAGATCCCCTTAAATTCAAAAATAATGAAGAAGGATTTGCTAGTTTACTTGAATGGATTAAAAATCTTCAAAGATTAAACAACCTAGATGAAGCTATTGTTGGGATGGAACCAACTGGGCATTACTGGATCAATCTTTCAAAATGGCTTTCTAATCAAAATATTGAGGTAGTAACGGTAAACCCACATTTAGTAAAAAAGAATAAAGAAAACCGTGATAATACTCAATCAAAAAGTGATAAAAAAGATGCCTTAGTTATCGCTGATATGGTAAAAAACGGTTACTACTCTGAAGTTAGGTATACATCAGAACCATTTGAAAAACTAAGGGTTCTGATGTCTAACCGTGATGTAGTAGTGAAACGTCTTGTCAGCTCTATTAATCAATTGAACCGTTGGGTAGATATTGTCTTTCCTGAACTCCGACAGGTATTTAAAGATATTAAGGCTAAAGGGGCAATCGCAACCCTTCGGTTATTCCCATCCCCTATGGGCTTAGAGACTATGCAGCCTCACGAGGTTATTACTGGGTGGAAATCAGTGATGAAGAGGCAGCCTGGATTAAAAAAGGCCCTATTACTCCTCCAGTTAGCTAAGAAATCTGTCGGTACTAGACAAGCACTCGATGCTTATAAATTCCATTTAAATCAGTTATTAGAGGAATATGATTTAGCTGTAACACAACTCGAAAGAGTTGAACAACAAGTTACTGAAGCATTAAACAAAATTCCTTTCGCTAAGAAGTTACTCACCATTAAAGGAATTAGTGACATTTCTTTAGCTGGTATATTGGGTGAGGCAGGAGACTTAAGTCAATTTTCTCATGGAAATTCACTTCTTCGTCATGCTGGATTGCATTTAGCGGAAGCAAGTTCAGGTAAATGGAAAGGCCAAATTGTCATTTCAAAGCGAGGACGTTCCAGACTAAGGCGATTCCTTTACTTAGCTACAATGAGTCTTGTGATGAATAACCCAGAATTCCAAGCATTACATTCTCATAATGTCAAAGTTAAAAAAATGAAGAAAATGAAATCAATTATGAAGTTAATTGGCAAGTTGGCAAGGATCTTTGTAAGTATATCTAGTCGAAATGAATCCTATTGTCCTGATAAGCTCAAACCATTTTCACCAATAGCAGCCTAA
- a CDS encoding SRPBCC family protein: MDTQVSTKMKILKPANEVFEAIVDPEKIGNFWFSRSSERWEQGKTVTLRYNEYNAQGDIKVLEVEENWQIVFSWGGYSQETVVKITLKELDSSTTIIEVNESGLKEDDPEIVNKMMGQKEGWVYTLTCLKGYLENGVNTLRASLAFL, translated from the coding sequence ATGGATACTCAAGTATCTACGAAAATGAAAATACTAAAGCCAGCTAATGAAGTTTTTGAAGCTATAGTGGATCCTGAAAAAATCGGGAATTTTTGGTTCTCGAGAAGCTCTGAAAGATGGGAACAAGGCAAGACGGTTACTCTGAGATACAACGAATACAATGCTCAAGGGGACATAAAGGTATTGGAAGTAGAAGAAAATTGGCAAATCGTGTTCTCGTGGGGGGGATATAGTCAAGAAACTGTTGTTAAAATTACGCTAAAAGAGTTGGATAGTTCGACTACAATTATTGAAGTTAACGAATCAGGTTTGAAAGAAGATGACCCCGAAATTGTAAACAAAATGATGGGACAAAAAGAAGGTTGGGTATATACGTTAACTTGTTTAAAGGGTTACTTAGAAAATGGGGTGAATACTTTAAGAGCATCATTAGCATTCCTGTAG